In Heterodontus francisci isolate sHetFra1 chromosome 30, sHetFra1.hap1, whole genome shotgun sequence, a genomic segment contains:
- the tmem248 gene encoding transmembrane protein 248 isoform X4, producing the protein MHVYLTGTMLTIHPLENLKVYISSRPPLVVFMISVSAMAIAFLTLGYFFKIKEIKSPEMTQDWNTFLLRFNDLDLCISENETLKHLINETSTPESTVTSGQMRSSTQSPSVLEDPGVINISVSITLTLDPLKPFGGYSRNITHLSATIFGHQIGLTGRVAHEEMNITFTLPTSWNSDECVLHGHCEQVVYTTCMTITATTNVFPVTVQPSHCIPETYSNATVWYKIFTTARDANTKYAQDYNPFWCYKGAIGKVYHALNPKLTVIVPDDDRSLINLHLMHTSYFLFVMVITIFCYAVIKGRPGKVRQNNSEFCPEKVALSEA; encoded by the exons ATGCAT GTTTACTTGACAGGAACCATGCTAACTATCCATCCACTTGAGAACTTGAAGGTATACATCAGCAGCCGTCCTCCCCTTGTGGTGTTTATGATTAGTGTCAGTGCTATGGCTATAGCTTTCCTGACATTGGGTTACTTCTTCAAAATAAAGGAAATCAAGTCTCCAGAAATGACTCAG GATTGGAACACTTTTCTGTTGAGGTTTAACGATCTGGACTTGTGCATATCTGAGAATGAAACCTTAAAACACCTCATTAATGAAACCAGCACCCCGGAGAGCACAGTAACAAGTGGACAAATGCGATCTTCCACACAATCTCCATCAGTTCTGGAAGATCCTGGAGTAATAAATATTTCTGTTTCTATAACACTAACACTGGATCCTCTAAAACCCTTTGGTGGATACTCACGTAATATTACGCACCTTAGTGCAACTATCTTTGGACATCAGATTGGACTGACAG GACGCGTAGCACATGAAGAAATGAATATTACATTTACACTACCAACGTCCTGGAACTCTGATGAATGTGTGCTCCATGGCCACTGTGAGCAGGTGGTTTACACAACATGCATGACCATCACCGCCACAACTAATGTTTTCCCTGTCACAGT CCAGCCATCACATTGCATCCCTGAAACGTACAGTAATGCTACCGTCTGGTATAAAATTTTCACCACCGCTAGAGATGCAAATACAAAATATGCACAGGACTACAACCCGTTTTGGTGTTACAAAGGAGCAATTGGGAAAGTCTATCATGCACTCAATCCTAAACTAACAGTCATTGTGCCAGAT gatGACCGTTCACTTATTAACTTACATTTGATGCATACCAGTTATTTCTTGTTCGTCATGGTGATTACAATATTCTGCTATGCGGTTATCAAAGGACGACCAGGGAAAGTCCGACAAAACAATAGTGAATTCTGTCCAGAAAAG GTTGCACTATCAGAAGCATGA
- the tmem248 gene encoding transmembrane protein 248 isoform X2 — MVYLTGTMLTIHPLENLKVYISSRPPLVVFMISVSAMAIAFLTLGYFFKIKEIKSPEMTQDWNTFLLRFNDLDLCISENETLKHLINETSTPESTVTSGQMRSSTQSPSVLEDPGVINISVSITLTLDPLKPFGGYSRNITHLSATIFGHQIGLTGRVAHEEMNITFTLPTSWNSDECVLHGHCEQVVYTTCMTITATTNVFPVTVQPSHCIPETYSNATVWYKIFTTARDANTKYAQDYNPFWCYKGAIGKVYHALNPKLTVIVPDDDRSLINLHLMHTSYFLFVMVITIFCYAVIKGRPGKVRQNNSEFCPEKVTPSFSVTQPDLKKNYTLIVMPVKYRH, encoded by the exons GTTTACTTGACAGGAACCATGCTAACTATCCATCCACTTGAGAACTTGAAGGTATACATCAGCAGCCGTCCTCCCCTTGTGGTGTTTATGATTAGTGTCAGTGCTATGGCTATAGCTTTCCTGACATTGGGTTACTTCTTCAAAATAAAGGAAATCAAGTCTCCAGAAATGACTCAG GATTGGAACACTTTTCTGTTGAGGTTTAACGATCTGGACTTGTGCATATCTGAGAATGAAACCTTAAAACACCTCATTAATGAAACCAGCACCCCGGAGAGCACAGTAACAAGTGGACAAATGCGATCTTCCACACAATCTCCATCAGTTCTGGAAGATCCTGGAGTAATAAATATTTCTGTTTCTATAACACTAACACTGGATCCTCTAAAACCCTTTGGTGGATACTCACGTAATATTACGCACCTTAGTGCAACTATCTTTGGACATCAGATTGGACTGACAG GACGCGTAGCACATGAAGAAATGAATATTACATTTACACTACCAACGTCCTGGAACTCTGATGAATGTGTGCTCCATGGCCACTGTGAGCAGGTGGTTTACACAACATGCATGACCATCACCGCCACAACTAATGTTTTCCCTGTCACAGT CCAGCCATCACATTGCATCCCTGAAACGTACAGTAATGCTACCGTCTGGTATAAAATTTTCACCACCGCTAGAGATGCAAATACAAAATATGCACAGGACTACAACCCGTTTTGGTGTTACAAAGGAGCAATTGGGAAAGTCTATCATGCACTCAATCCTAAACTAACAGTCATTGTGCCAGAT gatGACCGTTCACTTATTAACTTACATTTGATGCATACCAGTTATTTCTTGTTCGTCATGGTGATTACAATATTCTGCTATGCGGTTATCAAAGGACGACCAGGGAAAGTCCGACAAAACAATAGTGAATTCTGTCCAGAAAAGGTAACTCCTTCTTTTTCTGTGACTCAGCCCGATTTAAAGAAAAATTATACACTGATCGTGATGCCTGTTAAATACAGACACTAA
- the tmem248 gene encoding transmembrane protein 248 isoform X1 yields MHVYLTGTMLTIHPLENLKVYISSRPPLVVFMISVSAMAIAFLTLGYFFKIKEIKSPEMTQDWNTFLLRFNDLDLCISENETLKHLINETSTPESTVTSGQMRSSTQSPSVLEDPGVINISVSITLTLDPLKPFGGYSRNITHLSATIFGHQIGLTGRVAHEEMNITFTLPTSWNSDECVLHGHCEQVVYTTCMTITATTNVFPVTVQPSHCIPETYSNATVWYKIFTTARDANTKYAQDYNPFWCYKGAIGKVYHALNPKLTVIVPDDDRSLINLHLMHTSYFLFVMVITIFCYAVIKGRPGKVRQNNSEFCPEKVTPSFSVTQPDLKKNYTLIVMPVKYRH; encoded by the exons ATGCAT GTTTACTTGACAGGAACCATGCTAACTATCCATCCACTTGAGAACTTGAAGGTATACATCAGCAGCCGTCCTCCCCTTGTGGTGTTTATGATTAGTGTCAGTGCTATGGCTATAGCTTTCCTGACATTGGGTTACTTCTTCAAAATAAAGGAAATCAAGTCTCCAGAAATGACTCAG GATTGGAACACTTTTCTGTTGAGGTTTAACGATCTGGACTTGTGCATATCTGAGAATGAAACCTTAAAACACCTCATTAATGAAACCAGCACCCCGGAGAGCACAGTAACAAGTGGACAAATGCGATCTTCCACACAATCTCCATCAGTTCTGGAAGATCCTGGAGTAATAAATATTTCTGTTTCTATAACACTAACACTGGATCCTCTAAAACCCTTTGGTGGATACTCACGTAATATTACGCACCTTAGTGCAACTATCTTTGGACATCAGATTGGACTGACAG GACGCGTAGCACATGAAGAAATGAATATTACATTTACACTACCAACGTCCTGGAACTCTGATGAATGTGTGCTCCATGGCCACTGTGAGCAGGTGGTTTACACAACATGCATGACCATCACCGCCACAACTAATGTTTTCCCTGTCACAGT CCAGCCATCACATTGCATCCCTGAAACGTACAGTAATGCTACCGTCTGGTATAAAATTTTCACCACCGCTAGAGATGCAAATACAAAATATGCACAGGACTACAACCCGTTTTGGTGTTACAAAGGAGCAATTGGGAAAGTCTATCATGCACTCAATCCTAAACTAACAGTCATTGTGCCAGAT gatGACCGTTCACTTATTAACTTACATTTGATGCATACCAGTTATTTCTTGTTCGTCATGGTGATTACAATATTCTGCTATGCGGTTATCAAAGGACGACCAGGGAAAGTCCGACAAAACAATAGTGAATTCTGTCCAGAAAAGGTAACTCCTTCTTTTTCTGTGACTCAGCCCGATTTAAAGAAAAATTATACACTGATCGTGATGCCTGTTAAATACAGACACTAA
- the tmem248 gene encoding transmembrane protein 248 isoform X3 translates to MLTIHPLENLKVYISSRPPLVVFMISVSAMAIAFLTLGYFFKIKEIKSPEMTQDWNTFLLRFNDLDLCISENETLKHLINETSTPESTVTSGQMRSSTQSPSVLEDPGVINISVSITLTLDPLKPFGGYSRNITHLSATIFGHQIGLTGRVAHEEMNITFTLPTSWNSDECVLHGHCEQVVYTTCMTITATTNVFPVTVQPSHCIPETYSNATVWYKIFTTARDANTKYAQDYNPFWCYKGAIGKVYHALNPKLTVIVPDDDRSLINLHLMHTSYFLFVMVITIFCYAVIKGRPGKVRQNNSEFCPEKVTPSFSVTQPDLKKNYTLIVMPVKYRH, encoded by the exons ATGCTAACTATCCATCCACTTGAGAACTTGAAGGTATACATCAGCAGCCGTCCTCCCCTTGTGGTGTTTATGATTAGTGTCAGTGCTATGGCTATAGCTTTCCTGACATTGGGTTACTTCTTCAAAATAAAGGAAATCAAGTCTCCAGAAATGACTCAG GATTGGAACACTTTTCTGTTGAGGTTTAACGATCTGGACTTGTGCATATCTGAGAATGAAACCTTAAAACACCTCATTAATGAAACCAGCACCCCGGAGAGCACAGTAACAAGTGGACAAATGCGATCTTCCACACAATCTCCATCAGTTCTGGAAGATCCTGGAGTAATAAATATTTCTGTTTCTATAACACTAACACTGGATCCTCTAAAACCCTTTGGTGGATACTCACGTAATATTACGCACCTTAGTGCAACTATCTTTGGACATCAGATTGGACTGACAG GACGCGTAGCACATGAAGAAATGAATATTACATTTACACTACCAACGTCCTGGAACTCTGATGAATGTGTGCTCCATGGCCACTGTGAGCAGGTGGTTTACACAACATGCATGACCATCACCGCCACAACTAATGTTTTCCCTGTCACAGT CCAGCCATCACATTGCATCCCTGAAACGTACAGTAATGCTACCGTCTGGTATAAAATTTTCACCACCGCTAGAGATGCAAATACAAAATATGCACAGGACTACAACCCGTTTTGGTGTTACAAAGGAGCAATTGGGAAAGTCTATCATGCACTCAATCCTAAACTAACAGTCATTGTGCCAGAT gatGACCGTTCACTTATTAACTTACATTTGATGCATACCAGTTATTTCTTGTTCGTCATGGTGATTACAATATTCTGCTATGCGGTTATCAAAGGACGACCAGGGAAAGTCCGACAAAACAATAGTGAATTCTGTCCAGAAAAGGTAACTCCTTCTTTTTCTGTGACTCAGCCCGATTTAAAGAAAAATTATACACTGATCGTGATGCCTGTTAAATACAGACACTAA